One genomic region from Streptomyces sp. NBC_00457 encodes:
- a CDS encoding FG-GAP-like repeat-containing protein, whose amino-acid sequence MIRHHRRLALATVTAAALTGGLLTFSASTASAAASPRAYKADFNRDGYGDVAFAAPYAKVAGKGMAGYVAVVYGSASGLNTAKRTVVSQNTAGVPGTAEAEDTFGQALAVADLNGDGYTDLAVGAPGEDNGAGSVTVLWGSASGVKNGTTVKDPTPTRADGWGTVLAAGDFNGDKKADLASGTSASYAYIVKGGFTKSGTTGGTQKVTTPEKAEFGIDAIAAGDTNGDKKADLVLTYRTALDSHESGSWSKGAAFLGASTGVVVTQPRPLNGGTSLALGDIDGDGYDEIAIGNVFEQETDHTGTLGGQVVVIRGSAGGPINGDAPMARLTQSSTGVPGTDKAGDAFGGDLSIGDVNGDGFGELAIGVTFKDIGAAEDTGLVVLMNGSASGVSRTGARTFSQNTPGVPGTAESMDYFSSDVLLTDVTKDGRADLTITAGFEDEGVGAVTALRGSASGITTTGAKSFGPGTFGLSRTYGAFGAALTG is encoded by the coding sequence ATGATCAGGCACCACCGAAGACTCGCCCTCGCGACGGTCACCGCCGCCGCGCTGACGGGCGGGCTGCTCACTTTCTCCGCCTCCACGGCGAGCGCCGCCGCCTCGCCCCGCGCCTACAAGGCGGACTTCAACCGCGACGGCTACGGCGACGTCGCGTTCGCCGCCCCCTATGCGAAGGTCGCCGGCAAGGGCATGGCCGGCTATGTCGCCGTCGTCTACGGCAGCGCCTCCGGCCTCAACACCGCCAAGCGCACCGTCGTCAGCCAGAACACCGCCGGCGTCCCCGGCACCGCCGAGGCCGAGGACACCTTCGGCCAGGCGCTCGCCGTGGCCGACCTCAACGGCGACGGTTACACCGACCTCGCGGTGGGCGCCCCCGGCGAGGACAACGGCGCCGGTTCGGTCACCGTGCTGTGGGGCTCGGCGAGCGGCGTGAAGAACGGCACGACCGTGAAGGACCCGACTCCCACCAGGGCCGACGGCTGGGGCACCGTACTGGCCGCCGGTGACTTCAACGGCGACAAGAAGGCCGACCTGGCCTCCGGCACCAGCGCCTCGTACGCATACATCGTCAAGGGCGGCTTCACCAAGTCCGGCACCACCGGCGGCACGCAGAAGGTCACCACGCCTGAGAAGGCGGAGTTCGGCATCGACGCGATCGCCGCGGGCGACACCAACGGCGACAAGAAGGCCGACCTGGTGCTCACCTACCGCACCGCGCTCGACTCCCACGAGTCGGGCAGCTGGTCCAAGGGCGCCGCCTTCCTCGGCGCCTCCACCGGCGTCGTCGTCACCCAGCCGCGCCCGCTGAACGGCGGCACCTCGCTGGCCCTCGGCGACATCGACGGCGACGGCTACGACGAGATCGCCATCGGCAACGTCTTCGAGCAGGAGACCGACCACACCGGCACCCTCGGCGGCCAGGTCGTCGTCATCCGCGGCAGCGCGGGCGGCCCGATCAACGGCGACGCCCCCATGGCCCGACTCACCCAGTCCTCCACGGGAGTTCCCGGCACCGACAAGGCAGGCGACGCCTTCGGCGGCGACCTCTCCATCGGCGACGTCAACGGCGACGGCTTCGGCGAGCTCGCCATCGGCGTCACCTTCAAGGACATCGGCGCGGCCGAGGACACGGGCCTGGTCGTCCTGATGAACGGCTCGGCCTCCGGCGTCTCCCGCACCGGCGCCCGTACGTTCTCCCAGAACACCCCCGGCGTCCCCGGCACCGCGGAGTCCATGGACTACTTCAGCTCGGACGTCCTGCTGACCGACGTCACCAAGGACGGCCGCGCCGACCTGACGATCACGGCGGGCTTCGAGGACGAGGGCGTCGGCGCGGTGACCGCGCTGCGGGGCTCGGCGAGCGGCATCACCACCACCGGCGCGAAGTCCTTCGGCCCGGGCACGTTCGGGCTCTCGCGCACGTACGGGGCGTTCGGCGCCGCTCTCACCGGCTGA
- a CDS encoding Yip1 family protein, which yields MSQLGRKAGPETPGPARDSQEPGTFEDVAGFRIGRGRSNGAPHARPQQPPYGQAPQGPPYGNPTAPQQPYAPQQQWPQGNGGQGGGYGGQGHGGRGGAGGYDEPEYFGDGGGYAPHPGPDPYAANNPGHTQAFSVGEEPYNQGGTYHAGSTAPAAPIGPRLHWKALLRGIVVAPNQTFLQMRDYTMWGPALIVSFLYGLLAVFGFDGAREEAINATLSNAVPIVLTTAVAMVLSAFVLGVVTHTLARQLGGDGAWQPTVGLSMLIMSITDAPRLVVAMFLGGDAPFVQLLGWATWVAAGALLTVMVRRSHDLPWPKALGASAIQLIAILSIVKLGTF from the coding sequence ATGTCACAGCTCGGCCGCAAAGCCGGGCCCGAAACCCCGGGCCCGGCACGGGACTCCCAGGAACCAGGTACGTTCGAAGACGTGGCTGGATTCAGGATCGGACGCGGCCGAAGCAACGGCGCTCCTCACGCGCGACCGCAACAACCTCCGTACGGACAGGCCCCGCAGGGTCCGCCGTACGGCAATCCCACGGCGCCGCAGCAGCCGTACGCCCCGCAACAGCAGTGGCCGCAGGGCAACGGCGGCCAGGGCGGTGGCTACGGCGGCCAGGGCCATGGCGGCCGGGGCGGCGCGGGGGGCTACGACGAGCCGGAGTACTTCGGCGACGGCGGCGGGTACGCACCCCACCCCGGCCCGGACCCGTACGCGGCCAACAACCCCGGTCACACCCAGGCGTTCTCGGTCGGCGAGGAGCCGTACAACCAGGGCGGGACGTACCACGCGGGCTCGACCGCGCCGGCCGCCCCCATCGGCCCGCGGCTGCACTGGAAGGCGCTGCTGAGGGGCATAGTCGTCGCCCCCAACCAGACCTTCCTCCAGATGCGCGACTACACGATGTGGGGCCCCGCCCTCATCGTGAGCTTCCTCTACGGCCTGCTGGCGGTCTTCGGCTTCGACGGCGCCCGCGAGGAAGCGATCAACGCGACCCTCTCGAACGCGGTCCCGATCGTCCTGACCACCGCGGTGGCGATGGTCCTGTCCGCCTTCGTCCTGGGCGTGGTCACCCACACCCTGGCCCGCCAGCTCGGCGGCGACGGCGCCTGGCAGCCCACGGTCGGCCTCTCCATGCTGATCATGTCCATCACCGACGCCCCCCGCCTCGTCGTCGCCATGTTCCTCGGCGGCGACGCCCCCTTCGTCCAGCTCCTCGGCTGGGCCACCTGGGTGGCGGCCGGCGCCCTCCTCACCGTCATGGTCCGGCGCTCGCACGACCTCCCGTGGCCCAAGGCCCTCGGCGCGTCCGCGATCCAGCTGATCGCGATCCTGTCGATCGTGAAGCTGGGTACGTTCTAG
- a CDS encoding DUF899 family protein, translating into MTSTGDEPATALPGRPPVVDLATWQAARDELLVREKAHTREGDAIAAARRRLPMVEFDGTVEVVGPDGAVPFLELFQGRDELVVYKHMWYDGAPPQGQCEGCTTTAWHLKDAVYLNARGVSFAIVTTGRWDEVAAFVEFMGYTQPWYSVRDVDEPVGGPMGYMTSYLRDGDRTFLTYSTTGRGTERVNGSLGLLDMTPYGRGEAWEDKPEGWPKGDVPCWSWRTDADGNATWGPTSRPVPQWTRPGATPVQTLGRHGPHH; encoded by the coding sequence ATGACGAGCACTGGGGACGAACCGGCCACCGCGCTGCCCGGCCGCCCGCCCGTCGTCGACCTGGCCACCTGGCAGGCGGCCCGTGACGAGCTGTTGGTACGCGAGAAGGCCCATACGCGCGAGGGGGACGCGATCGCCGCGGCCCGTCGGCGGCTGCCGATGGTGGAGTTCGACGGGACGGTGGAGGTGGTGGGACCCGACGGGGCGGTTCCGTTCCTGGAGCTGTTCCAGGGGCGCGACGAGCTCGTGGTCTACAAGCACATGTGGTACGACGGGGCGCCGCCCCAGGGGCAGTGCGAGGGCTGCACCACCACGGCCTGGCATCTGAAGGACGCGGTCTACCTCAACGCCCGCGGCGTCTCGTTCGCCATCGTGACCACGGGCCGGTGGGACGAGGTGGCCGCCTTCGTCGAGTTCATGGGCTACACCCAGCCCTGGTACTCGGTGCGCGACGTGGACGAGCCGGTCGGCGGCCCCATGGGGTACATGACCTCCTACCTGCGCGACGGCGACCGCACGTTCCTCACCTACTCCACGACGGGCCGTGGCACCGAGCGGGTCAACGGGTCCCTCGGTCTGCTCGACATGACGCCCTACGGCCGTGGCGAGGCATGGGAGGACAAGCCCGAGGGCTGGCCGAAGGGGGACGTCCCGTGCTGGTCCTGGCGCACGGACGCGGACGGCAACGCCACCTGGGGTCCGACCAGCCGCCCCGTACCGCAGTGGACCCGCCCCGGCGCGACCCCGGTGCAGACCCTCGGCCGGCACGGACCCCATCACTGA
- a CDS encoding calcium-binding protein, with amino-acid sequence MRALTRLALLGTSVALVAGATGATAAQAADGGSGNITIDKVVVNGGKPVVVGTTNVVSAKVSVTASDDSGIKQTSYIHGAGPRPNFAQIWYDDGDITCVEVSATTSTCTGTLTFDPQAATGFVNNAAAATWDLGTLVSANDANYIHRDAATTFKVQRNSKLTVNASPEPVRKGKTITVTGKLSRANWDDNLYHGYTNQPVKLQFRKKGSSTYTTVKTIKSNSTGNLKTTVTASTDGYFRYSFAGTATTPAVSAAGDFVDVQ; translated from the coding sequence ATGCGCGCACTCACGCGCCTTGCCCTGCTCGGCACCAGCGTCGCGCTGGTCGCCGGTGCGACCGGTGCCACCGCTGCCCAGGCGGCGGACGGCGGCTCGGGCAACATCACGATCGACAAGGTCGTCGTCAACGGCGGCAAGCCGGTCGTGGTCGGCACCACCAACGTCGTGTCCGCCAAGGTCTCGGTGACCGCGTCGGACGACTCGGGCATCAAGCAGACGTCGTACATCCACGGTGCCGGTCCGCGTCCGAACTTCGCGCAGATCTGGTACGACGACGGCGACATCACCTGCGTCGAGGTCAGCGCCACCACGTCGACCTGCACGGGCACGCTGACGTTCGACCCGCAGGCGGCGACCGGCTTCGTCAACAACGCCGCGGCGGCCACCTGGGACCTCGGCACGCTGGTCTCCGCGAACGACGCCAACTACATCCACCGGGACGCGGCCACCACGTTCAAGGTGCAGCGCAACTCGAAGCTGACGGTCAACGCCTCGCCGGAGCCGGTGAGGAAGGGCAAGACGATCACGGTCACCGGCAAGCTCTCCCGGGCCAACTGGGACGACAACCTGTACCACGGCTACACGAACCAGCCGGTGAAGCTGCAGTTCCGCAAGAAGGGCAGCAGCACCTACACCACGGTGAAGACGATCAAGTCCAACTCGACGGGCAACCTCAAGACGACCGTCACCGCCTCCACCGACGGCTACTTCCGCTACAGCTTCGCGGGTACGGCGACGACTCCGGCGGTCAGCGCGGCCGGTGACTTCGTGGACGTGCAGTAA
- a CDS encoding phosphoribosyltransferase encodes MSGIRENLTYEAFGTAVRELAQAIADDGYEPDLVLSIARGGVFVAGGLAYALDCKNLHLVNVEFYTGVGTTLDMPVMLAPVPNAIDFTDKKVLIADDVADTGKTLKLVRDFCVDHVAEVRSAVIYEKSHSLVKCEYVWKRTDEWINFPWSVLPPVHRSGEAVKANREAL; translated from the coding sequence ATGAGCGGCATACGGGAGAACCTGACCTACGAGGCCTTCGGCACTGCCGTACGCGAACTCGCGCAGGCCATCGCCGACGACGGGTACGAGCCCGACCTCGTCCTCAGCATCGCCCGCGGCGGCGTCTTCGTGGCCGGCGGCCTCGCCTACGCCCTCGACTGCAAGAACCTCCACCTGGTGAACGTCGAGTTCTATACGGGCGTGGGCACCACCCTCGACATGCCCGTCATGCTCGCTCCCGTTCCCAACGCGATCGACTTCACCGACAAGAAGGTCCTGATCGCCGACGACGTCGCCGACACCGGCAAGACCCTCAAGCTCGTCCGCGACTTCTGCGTCGACCATGTCGCCGAGGTGCGGTCCGCCGTGATCTATGAGAAGTCCCACTCCCTCGTGAAGTGCGAGTACGTGTGGAAGCGCACCGACGAGTGGATCAACTTCCCGTGGAGCGTGCTGCCGCCCGTGCACCGGTCGGGGGAAGCGGTCAAAGCGAACAGGGAAGCGCTCTGA
- the dcd gene encoding dCTP deaminase: protein MLLSDKDIRAEIDAGRVRIDPYDQTMVQPSSVDVRLDRYFRVFENHRYPHIDPSVEQADLTRLVEPEGDEPFILHPGEFVLASTYEVITLPDDLASRLEGKSSLGRLGLVTHSTAGFIDPGFSGHVTLELSNLATLPIKLWPGMKIGQLCLFRLSSPAEFPYGSERYGSRYQGQRGPTASRSYLNFHRTQV from the coding sequence GTGCTTCTCTCAGACAAGGACATCCGGGCCGAGATCGACGCCGGACGTGTACGGATCGATCCCTATGACCAGACCATGGTGCAGCCGTCCAGCGTCGATGTGCGGCTGGACCGGTACTTCCGGGTGTTCGAGAATCACCGGTACCCCCACATCGACCCCTCCGTCGAGCAGGCCGATCTGACGCGGCTGGTGGAGCCGGAGGGTGACGAGCCGTTCATCCTGCATCCCGGGGAGTTCGTGCTCGCCTCCACGTACGAGGTCATCACCCTGCCCGATGATCTGGCCTCCCGGCTCGAGGGCAAGTCGTCCCTCGGGCGGCTCGGGCTCGTCACCCACTCCACCGCCGGGTTCATCGACCCGGGGTTCAGCGGGCACGTCACCCTGGAGCTGTCCAACCTCGCCACGCTCCCCATCAAGCTCTGGCCCGGCATGAAGATCGGCCAGCTGTGCCTGTTCCGGCTCAGTTCGCCCGCCGAGTTCCCGTACGGCAGCGAGCGGTACGGGTCGAGGTATCAGGGGCAGCGCGGGCCCACCGCCTCCCGGTCCTACCTCAACTTCCACCGGACACAGGTGTGA
- a CDS encoding IclR family transcriptional regulator domain-containing protein, with product MTSPHALTPTDPMAAPAPPEEAVAPLIRGIAVLRELTDAGGTAGLSDLGRATGLARATIDRVTGTLAHMGYLRMDGSNAVLAPRLMELGNAYLAALRLPALLSAHADALAEELDESVSLAVADGDGIRFIHQAIRRRALSLSFRIGDLLPAERTAPGPLLATEWSTEDWARWHKRQDADPEDLGFPAVPPRSHRTATTDFEERVERARAHGWAMDDQLIEPGLVAASVPVRAPDGRIACVASVVSHTSRHSADSLRDALLPKLRTAVTVMERKLADAPPPEPPSKSTPDGLATWTSASKQELGGEFIESLARGLTVVTAFGEGRAELTLTEVAEATGLSRATARRALITLGYLGYVTLQGRVFRLTPRVLALGFPPLSKTTLTRIAHPHLAALTRKVADSTSLAVLAGDDVQCAASVAAGRIMDADIAVGARVPAYATSTGRVLLAGLPAEERTARLARVRMGALTARTVTRPTDLEVILDRVREDGYALVDEELEEGLRSIAVPVRDRDGGLMAAINVTMHSGRRPAAECVTTILPELRATAAHIEANLHITGRFVRVPTWEL from the coding sequence ATGACATCGCCCCACGCCCTGACGCCTACCGACCCCATGGCGGCTCCCGCGCCACCCGAGGAAGCCGTGGCCCCTCTCATCCGGGGGATCGCCGTGCTGCGCGAGCTCACCGACGCCGGAGGGACGGCCGGCCTCAGCGATCTGGGACGGGCCACCGGCCTGGCCCGCGCCACCATCGACCGGGTCACCGGAACACTCGCTCACATGGGGTACCTGCGGATGGACGGCAGCAACGCCGTCCTTGCCCCCCGCCTGATGGAGCTGGGGAACGCGTACCTGGCCGCCCTGCGTCTTCCCGCGCTGCTAAGTGCGCACGCCGATGCCCTCGCCGAGGAACTCGACGAGTCGGTGTCCCTCGCGGTGGCGGACGGTGACGGCATCCGCTTCATCCACCAAGCAATTCGCCGCCGCGCCTTGTCGCTGAGCTTCCGCATCGGCGACCTGCTGCCCGCCGAACGCACCGCGCCAGGCCCGCTGCTGGCAACCGAGTGGAGCACGGAGGACTGGGCGCGGTGGCACAAGCGGCAGGACGCCGACCCCGAGGACCTCGGCTTCCCGGCGGTCCCCCCTCGATCGCACCGTACCGCCACGACAGACTTCGAAGAACGGGTGGAACGGGCGCGCGCCCATGGCTGGGCGATGGACGACCAGTTGATCGAGCCGGGGCTCGTCGCCGCATCCGTTCCGGTTCGCGCCCCCGACGGCCGGATCGCCTGTGTGGCGAGCGTCGTGAGCCATACCAGTCGGCACAGCGCGGACTCGCTGCGCGACGCCCTTCTCCCCAAGCTCCGTACTGCCGTGACCGTCATGGAGCGGAAGTTGGCCGACGCTCCGCCTCCGGAGCCGCCGAGCAAAAGCACTCCCGACGGGCTCGCCACCTGGACGAGCGCGTCCAAACAGGAACTGGGCGGGGAGTTCATCGAATCCCTGGCCCGCGGCCTGACCGTGGTCACCGCGTTCGGTGAGGGCCGTGCGGAGCTGACCCTCACCGAGGTCGCCGAAGCCACGGGCCTGTCCCGCGCCACGGCTCGCCGCGCCCTGATAACCCTTGGGTACCTCGGTTACGTCACGCTGCAGGGGCGGGTCTTCCGGCTCACTCCACGCGTCCTCGCCCTCGGTTTCCCGCCACTGTCCAAGACGACACTCACCCGGATCGCGCACCCCCATCTCGCCGCCCTCACCCGCAAGGTGGCGGACTCGACGTCCCTGGCAGTGCTCGCCGGTGACGATGTCCAGTGCGCGGCCTCGGTCGCCGCGGGACGCATCATGGACGCTGATATCGCCGTGGGCGCGCGCGTGCCCGCCTATGCGACCTCCACGGGCCGGGTGCTGTTGGCGGGGCTGCCGGCCGAGGAGCGCACTGCCCGGCTGGCGCGCGTGCGGATGGGGGCGCTGACCGCTCGCACCGTCACCCGGCCCACCGACCTCGAGGTGATTCTCGACCGAGTGCGCGAGGACGGTTATGCCCTGGTCGATGAGGAACTGGAAGAAGGGCTTCGCTCGATCGCCGTACCGGTACGCGACCGCGACGGCGGCCTCATGGCGGCGATCAACGTCACCATGCACAGCGGTCGCCGCCCCGCCGCGGAGTGCGTCACAACCATCTTGCCGGAACTGCGGGCCACGGCTGCCCACATCGAGGCCAACCTTCATATAACCGGGCGATTCGTGCGAGTTCCGACATGGGAGCTGTAG
- a CDS encoding IclR family transcriptional regulator yields the protein MDDNEPGRYFVQSLERGLAVIRAFTAGTPEMTLSEVATITGMSRATARRFLLTFADLGYMATDGRHFRLTPRVLELGYAYLSSMSLAQIAQPHLEQLVAEVHESSSVAVLDDEDVVYVSRVSTRRIMSVSISIGTRFPAHATSLGRVLLADFDEPRLRHYLDTASFKPLTPRTITSREALAAELEHVRAQGWCLVDQELEQGLISIGVPIRNEARRVVAGINLSTHVSRRTPDSIRHDLLPPLLATAADIEAELKVPG from the coding sequence ATGGACGACAACGAACCCGGGCGGTACTTCGTGCAGTCCCTCGAACGAGGGCTGGCCGTCATCCGTGCGTTCACCGCCGGCACACCCGAGATGACCCTCTCGGAGGTCGCCACGATCACCGGCATGAGCCGTGCCACCGCACGGCGCTTCCTGCTCACCTTCGCCGACCTGGGGTACATGGCCACCGACGGCCGCCACTTCCGCCTCACGCCCCGGGTCCTGGAACTGGGCTACGCCTACCTGTCCAGCATGTCCCTGGCGCAGATCGCCCAGCCCCACCTGGAGCAACTGGTCGCCGAGGTCCATGAGTCCTCGTCGGTGGCGGTGCTCGACGACGAGGACGTGGTGTACGTCAGCCGGGTATCCACCCGGCGGATCATGTCGGTCTCCATCAGCATCGGGACCCGCTTCCCCGCCCATGCCACCTCCCTCGGCCGGGTCCTGCTCGCCGACTTCGACGAGCCCCGGCTGCGGCACTACCTGGACACCGCCTCCTTCAAGCCGCTCACCCCCCGCACCATCACCTCGAGGGAGGCACTCGCGGCCGAACTGGAACACGTGCGGGCACAGGGCTGGTGTCTGGTGGACCAGGAACTGGAACAGGGCCTGATATCGATCGGCGTACCCATCCGGAACGAAGCACGACGGGTGGTGGCAGGCATCAACCTCTCCACCCACGTCAGCCGGCGAACGCCGGACTCGATACGCCACGATCTGCTGCCGCCGCTCCTGGCCACCGCCGCCGACATCGAGGCCGAGCTGAAGGTCCCCGGCTAG
- a CDS encoding ABC transporter ATP-binding protein has product MLDVRNLQKIYTGRNRSVEALRNLTFHIGAGELVCLVGPSGCGKTTLLKCMAGLLDPTGGEVRLDGRPVDGPPPGMAVVFQEYGRSLFAWMNVRDNVALPLRRKKLGKARERELVDHALEVVGLADAHEAYPWQLSGGMQQRVAIARAVAFEPKVLLMDEPFAAVDAQTRAELEDLIRRLWRELGVTVLFVTHDIDEAVYLGQRTIILSTSPTVVMEDLTIDLPDERDQLHTRSSTRFAELRAHVYEQIQRAKHHNSDTDTPVADRSDELALHKSES; this is encoded by the coding sequence ATGCTCGACGTACGCAACCTGCAGAAGATCTACACCGGACGCAACCGCAGCGTCGAAGCACTGCGGAACCTGACGTTTCACATCGGCGCCGGCGAACTCGTGTGTCTGGTCGGGCCGTCGGGCTGCGGCAAGACCACCCTGCTGAAGTGCATGGCGGGACTGCTCGACCCGACCGGCGGCGAAGTGCGCCTGGACGGCCGCCCGGTGGACGGGCCCCCGCCCGGCATGGCGGTCGTCTTCCAGGAATACGGCCGCTCCCTGTTCGCCTGGATGAACGTACGCGACAACGTCGCCCTGCCCCTGCGCCGCAAGAAGCTCGGCAAGGCCCGCGAGCGGGAGCTGGTGGACCACGCCCTGGAGGTGGTCGGCCTGGCCGACGCCCACGAGGCGTACCCCTGGCAGTTGTCCGGCGGCATGCAGCAGCGCGTCGCCATCGCCCGCGCCGTCGCCTTCGAGCCGAAGGTGCTGCTCATGGACGAGCCGTTCGCCGCCGTCGACGCGCAGACGCGCGCCGAACTGGAGGACCTCATCCGGCGGTTGTGGCGCGAACTGGGCGTCACCGTCCTGTTCGTCACCCACGACATCGACGAAGCCGTCTATCTCGGCCAGCGCACCATCATCCTGTCCACCTCACCGACCGTGGTGATGGAGGATCTGACGATCGATCTCCCCGACGAGCGCGACCAGTTGCACACCCGCTCCAGCACCCGCTTCGCCGAACTGCGCGCCCACGTCTACGAGCAGATCCAGCGCGCCAAGCACCACAACAGCGACACGGATACGCCGGTGGCCGACCGCAGCGACGAGCTCGCCCTGCACAAGTCCGAGTCCTGA
- a CDS encoding ABC transporter permease — MTVLTLARRTGLVLGLPAVLFTVWWFATADSTDFYVPPLSTILGKFGEVWTGERLLSDVVPSLVRLLAGYLLAVAVGVGLGLVVGMHRGVRDVLEPVLELFRAIPPPVLVPVIMLFAGIGDTMKVIVIVSGCMWPILLNTVEGVRAVDEVLSDTCRSYGITGPSRLWHLVLRSASPQIVTGMRQALSIAIILMVISEMFAASNGLGFTIVQFQRSFAIPEMWSGVLLLGLLGFALSLLFRIAENRVLAWYHGLRRAQRNP, encoded by the coding sequence ATGACCGTCCTCACACTTGCCCGGCGGACCGGGCTGGTCCTGGGCCTGCCCGCCGTCCTGTTCACCGTGTGGTGGTTCGCCACCGCCGACAGCACCGACTTCTACGTTCCCCCGCTGTCCACCATCCTGGGCAAGTTCGGGGAGGTGTGGACGGGCGAACGACTGCTGTCGGACGTCGTACCCAGCCTGGTCCGCCTGCTCGCCGGCTATCTCCTCGCCGTCGCCGTCGGTGTCGGACTCGGTCTGGTGGTCGGTATGCACCGTGGCGTGCGGGACGTCCTGGAGCCGGTCCTGGAACTCTTCAGGGCCATCCCGCCCCCGGTGCTCGTGCCGGTCATCATGCTGTTCGCGGGCATCGGCGACACCATGAAGGTCATCGTCATCGTCAGCGGCTGCATGTGGCCGATCCTGCTCAACACGGTCGAGGGCGTCCGAGCCGTCGACGAGGTCCTGAGCGACACCTGCCGGTCGTACGGCATCACCGGCCCCTCCCGGCTGTGGCACCTGGTGCTGCGCTCGGCCAGCCCGCAGATCGTCACCGGCATGCGCCAGGCCCTCTCCATCGCGATCATTCTCATGGTCATCAGCGAGATGTTCGCCGCCAGCAACGGACTCGGCTTCACCATCGTGCAGTTCCAGCGCTCCTTCGCCATCCCCGAGATGTGGAGCGGTGTCCTGCTGCTCGGCCTGCTCGGATTCGCCCTCTCCCTGCTCTTCCGCATCGCCGAGAACCGGGTCCTGGCCTGGTACCACGGCCTGCGCCGGGCCCAGCGCAACCCCTGA
- a CDS encoding ABC transporter permease translates to MSASGSTPVLTKPAGTATGPGGPGGGRVRRALDRARTPLRGLAGLAGLVVLLEVLPHTGVVSADYLPPASDMGRALWQMLGEDAFWTALGDTLTGWGLGLAIAVVAGVVAGVVIGSVPVLRAVTASTIEFLRPIPSVALIPVAVLLYGTDLESKLLLVVYASFWQVLVQVLAGMQDVDPVAEDTARSYRMGRWGRVRYVLWPTALPYVMTGLRLAATVALVLTITAELVIGSPGLGNQLAVAQTSGAVPRVYALVLVTGLLGVAVNLVARAVERRALHWHQSMRREGQR, encoded by the coding sequence ATGAGCGCGTCCGGGAGCACTCCTGTACTGACGAAGCCCGCCGGGACCGCGACAGGTCCCGGCGGGCCGGGCGGCGGCCGCGTCCGGCGCGCTCTGGACAGAGCGCGCACCCCGCTGCGCGGACTGGCAGGCCTGGCCGGGCTGGTGGTGTTGCTCGAGGTGCTGCCGCACACCGGTGTCGTCTCCGCCGACTACCTCCCGCCCGCCTCCGACATGGGCCGGGCCCTGTGGCAGATGCTCGGCGAAGACGCGTTCTGGACCGCGCTCGGTGACACCCTCACCGGTTGGGGCCTGGGCCTGGCCATCGCCGTGGTGGCCGGGGTGGTGGCCGGGGTGGTGATCGGATCGGTGCCGGTGCTGCGGGCGGTGACCGCCTCCACCATCGAGTTCCTGCGCCCCATCCCGTCGGTGGCGCTGATCCCGGTGGCGGTGCTGCTCTACGGAACCGACCTGGAGTCGAAGCTGCTGCTGGTCGTGTACGCCTCCTTCTGGCAGGTGCTCGTCCAGGTCCTGGCGGGCATGCAGGACGTCGACCCGGTCGCCGAGGACACCGCCCGCAGCTACCGGATGGGCAGGTGGGGACGGGTGCGGTACGTCCTGTGGCCCACCGCGCTGCCGTACGTGATGACCGGCCTGCGGCTGGCCGCGACCGTGGCACTCGTCCTGACGATCACCGCCGAACTCGTCATCGGCTCGCCCGGCCTGGGCAACCAGCTCGCGGTCGCGCAGACCTCCGGCGCCGTACCGCGGGTCTACGCCCTGGTCCTGGTCACCGGACTCCTCGGGGTCGCGGTCAACCTGGTGGCCCGGGCGGTCGAGCGTCGGGCACTGCACTGGCACCAATCGATGCGCAGGGAGGGACAGCGATGA